A region of the Macadamia integrifolia cultivar HAES 741 unplaced genomic scaffold, SCU_Mint_v3 scaffold1381, whole genome shotgun sequence genome:
ATGACGGACTATCTAAGACACGGCCCTCATCAAAGAAAAGCAGTGTGATTTGAAAAATGTAGCATCAACACTCTTACTGTTTTTGAGAAATAAAAACCTAACAGTATTAACACCTGTATCCCTTCTATGTACGAGAATGACCAATAAAAACACAGCTTCACTAAACACTATGTGAGTGCTGATGTCACTTTCTTTGAAGGTACGTCTTACTTTTCTGATGATGGTAAAATGTTAGATCAGCCACTTCTCCAGTCTTTAGTTTTATTGCCATTTGTATATTTGCTGCTAGTGCCATTGCTTGTGCCACTCGGTGATGCACCAGTTACAGCTCCAATAACTTCGTCCAGCAAACCACTTCAATGTATTCCCTCCTTCAGACCACCAAACACTATAATCATTTGCTGAAAGATTACTTGGTCCATGCATTCCCTTCTCTAGACCACTTTCATGGTTAATACCAAACCAAAGAAATATGTCCTATTCAATTGTCATCTCAACTGCAGGGACTGCTTGAGTTGACATTCTTCAACTAAAGTATATAATTTGATGAAAGACTGTAAATAATAAACATGGCAATTGACAAATCAGATTTCAATTTCAGTATATAATACATCTTCTAATGAATAGCAACATGTTAAAAGAATGGAGTATGAGCAAAAGCAGCTGAAGCTTGTATTAAACTACACAAATCGGTTCATCCGAATATATAAGCATGAGCATGAGCATGAGCATGGATATGCATATGTTCTGCAGAAAACTAAAAATACTTGCAAAAGCAGTGGAGTATCATCCTTGaatttttcaaccaaaaaaatccAGCAAACGCTACTCAATATCTACCCTAGTAGCTAGTAAgatacccaaagaaaaaaaagaaaaaatgaacaatCATCATTTTGTTCCAATTCTCACCTATACCTTGGGACACACAAATCACTAGCCATTGTCAACGCACTTATTATCATAACAGCAATTTTGCCAAGCTCTACTACTCATTAAAATAAACAGTATTTCATGCCAAAATCTTATTAGAATAATGATTTAAGGTAATTCATCTAAATATACAACGCTAGATAATAAACAAACTCCAAACCAAACATAGATTAAAGTTTCAGATCTGATCTCTAGTGAAAGTTACTCAGATTTGACAGATAGGCTGAAATAGAGAAAATATAAGATCTCACAAACCGTAGTTCAGATGAACCTGAAATTTGGTATGAAAGTGGCCAATAATATACCCAAACTATCCTCCAAATTTGGCTTGATTCCACCAGGTGTGTACGAAGCCAATCACGATCACAAATACCACAGATAAGAGAAACTAGGGATTAGGACCAGATTTAGGAGAAAACCTGCAGCTGGCTATTGGCAGCCCAGATGGGGCTGGAAAGCTGGTCGAGTGGTCCTGATAGGCTGctcttcaaaccctccaaagagCCTTGCAAGATGGCTGCTGGATTGGGAGATTTGGCCAAGGTCGATCAGGTCACAAACCCTGGCATCTGCTGTTGATCTATACGTCTTGGCTGATCTTCAATGGCTCTTTGATTGGaggtcttcaagtcttcaaacaaTTTGTAATaaactctcaaacactctctcaaaAGCtagaacaaaggaaaaaataaaacaaagatgggatagatgtgggtgggatggacttggcttctcacccacagttATCTCAGTTGTTGAAGCATCCTTTCTCAGGAATCAAAGAGCAACAGTTGCTGTAATTTCGTTCATTCATTAAGCGTCAATTGGTTACAAAAACACCTCTTTATATAGCAGAGGTTACAGAataaaaacatagaaaaaattccaaaaaaaggaaacaaacacaAATTAGGAACTAGTTGACTTAAGCAAAAAAGTACTAGATACTACTGACTTGTTCACTAAGACAATACAAAGGACAATTTAGGACCCTTCTAGAAGATTTGTTCTTCACTCAAAAATTGTGGTTGACCAGTCAAACCAAGAAGACAGAATACAGTTGCCAAGGAGAGATCGCAGGCAAGAAGGAAACTTCTAGAGTGGCTGATACTTGGCTGAATCGATGGCAGCTTGGGAGGGCTTCTAGAAGGCATCAACTGAAGACAAAATACTGCAGGAAATAAGGCCTACTAAGCTGGTTTGATAGCCTACTGTAGAGAACCAGAATAGGACCAAACTGGGCCAGCTTGGAGCTGGCTTGATCAGCACTGTTGCTGTCCTCTTCTTCGATAGTGTAAACCATCCATGCGATCAGCATGGGAATCTACATCAAATAAACAGCATAATTCTGCATAGCTTTTGAGCCATGTGATAATGGACTCATGAAGGTAGATATTTTGATTGATAGAATACAACAGAAGCAAATTTCAGCAATAAAAGTTTCCACACGTCCAATCATATAGGAAGGATTAATCATATGGGCGcaaaagaagaataaatgaGAAAGCTAAAGTAATGTTTCGAGTCTTTGAGACTTGTGGAAGTGCCATTGAGTTTTCCCTTAGCATGAACATCAGCATTCCTGCCGATAAGGGTAGCGTCAATGGTTGGTGACTGGTTGATAGGGGTTTCCCAAACAGCCAATGCATGGTGCTCTATACTAACTTATTAGTGGTAGAGCCGTAATGCAGAGGAGGTATATATATtattgaattattattatttttttggatgactaGATAATATATAAAAACAGGGAAAGAGGGTGGGGGGAATATACAAAACGGAGGAACTGAAGGAGAATAATCCTACAgggtggggggagggaagaATAAAATAGACTGAGGGAGGCCCCAGGAAACAACAATATGCCTGTTCCTTGAGGAGTCCACTATAGGCCTATCGGGGAGGACAGTAAGTTTGGAGGAGACATCgaagtagatggccttccaaatcttatTGGAAGATCTGGAGTGGAAGTCCGTCTACGGAGGTTGCGCTCTATCCAGACATGGGAAATAGCCACCACGAAGGTGAGCTTTTTGGTAGTATCACAAATGGAGTTGCCagagaaggtcatgtcaatccagtTATACTCTCTTTaaaggggaaaggggggggggggggagaatctCCGAGGCACGCCACCATTTGGCAAGGATGAATTTCCAGATGcgggaggagaaggggcagtcGAAGAAGAGGTGATAGGAATCTTCAATACCGTTCCAACAGAGATGGCAAGAAGAGGAGACTGGAATATGGCGAAAGATGATCAGAATCTTATTGAATGTTAAGAGGATTTTAGTTAAACCTGCCATTCCATGGCACTGAAACATCTAAGCAGTACTTCAGTGGGATAACAGAAGATATCTGACCTTAGATAAACTCTCACTTGATCCTAAAGGAAACTTTACGGATTCTTGAAAATGGAGTAtgacaaataaaaagaaaacagaaaatcagAGGCTAATCGGCACATTAGAGGAAAATATGCTTTCTAATACTTGGTCCAAATTCTCAGAGCTTATTCCCGCATTCTCTCGAGTCCTGATACAGTTTCCAACCAGTTCTTCTCTCAGAGATGTATGCCCATAATAAGTTAGAAGAAAAGGGTAGAAGCCTGTACCAGCTCACTTGCTGTGTGTTTGAGAGGGAGAACTAGCCCCTAGGGTGTCTGCAAGGAGCCAAGGATGTCAAGGCAAAGATTGAAGACGGAAAGACTAGTTTAGGAGGCATACAAAAATGATGAGGGAAAGACTTGCTTAGATTTTCagttaagggtatttttgggaaGGTACTAACACACTCAGAGCTGTTTGGGAAAGAGAGTAAATGTTGGTTGGTTTTGAACAGCACTGTCAGTTTGGTTATGGTGTCGATCAGTCCCAGTTGGGCAGCCATCGGGCTACAGCTCTGCAGGGGAATGACCGATTATTATTTGGTTGGTTCATTAGCCCGGCATGTTTATCTAACGAGTCATGCTGTTCTTGGGTTTAATTGGTTGGGTCTGGTCGGGTTAAACAGTGTGGTCCTCTACTTGACATCTCTAGATCCTGGACTGTtagcaggattttttttttgggctctAGATTTTGTAGAACCCTGAACTGCACTATATGCACTATTATAATGTGTTATATTTATATTCTTGTCAATCAGCATTAACGGCATTAAAGTGCATCTTTATTGATATGATTAATGGAATTGGTTAGATCTGCTTCAAGTTTTGATATGTGGTACAAATTAAATTTTGCTTTACATGCATCTTCTTGGTTAGGAGATTTCTGTTTCTGCCTTCTGCGTCATATTGGTAGCACTGTTCTCTTCCCAGTGCCATGAGTTGAAGTATTCATTCTGTATGGGTTGGGAATGGAATGCTTGCCCTGTCCAACAGGATTCAGTGTGAGGGTTTCCTTTGGGGTTCTTTGGTGATAGGCCTGTTTGTTTGTTTCCTGTCTCAGTTACCGTGATATGGCTCTTGGGCTATTCCTTttctatataatatatatatatatatatattttaatgtgCTGgggttttgttttggtttgtCCACTTGTTGTACATGTGCGTTTTCGTTGTTTCTCTATGTGTTGCAATATGTTCggttcccctccccctcttctcctgcaattttttttattttttttcttttaaatgagAGACCTCTTATAAATATACCTTTGCTTAGTTGGTCCTTATTGCTCTTCTGGTGTAGGCAGTTTTGTTTATGgaagaacttggtcttgatgccAAAGCCATAGGGAGGATACTGAGCCGCTGCCCTGAAATTTTCGCTTCCAGCATTGAAAGAACTCTCAGGCGAAAAGTTAAATATCTTGCTGATATTGGAATCTCTAGTGACCACCTTCCTCGGGTTATTGGGAAATATCCAGAGTTACTTGTTTCTGATATAGATAGTGCATTCCTTCCACGGTAATACTCTGAATCCTGAACTTCACTTACCTTTGGCAGCTTAATTTTCACTTGGAGGATACGAGAAACTTCTAATTTATCGAACATACAAAATGTCAACTTGACAGGCTCAACCTGCCCCATACTAAAATTTCAGAATTATACCATGCACTGTCAATGCATCTCTTTTTTGTCTTTGGCCAACTTGTCCCTTAATTATGACAGTAATGATAGTTCAATCTGGGGTTAGTGAGATGATGCCATCAATTAAGGCACTGAAACCAATCTCTTGTCCATGCCTAGTTCTTTTTCTATTGCATCATGTAGTCGTTAGTCATGAGTTGTGTATTCAGAACTATAGTTGTACTATAACACTTACTACCATGGTCAGTTTATTCCGAGGGGTTAGTAAAAACAACCCATTGTGGCATAATATATTCAACTGATCGGTGTTACGAGTATTTTACTATTCATTCCAAATTGATGTTTAGTTCCTCGTGATGTCATGAATATTTTTGCAACCATCTGTTCTCATATTAGTCCTTGTTTTAGGTATATGTGCATGCCTATGACAATATACAGAGTGCTTCGTTGTCCAATGCCAGCCCTTTCCAGCAGTCTTCATATCAACTGCTTGAATTTCAGTGGTGCAATAGCATGGGATTGGCTGGATAAATATGACAAATTTTTGGAAGCTAAATCCTAAGAAAATAGGCCATTCTTGTCTGGTTGATGGTAGTAGAAGGGATTTTCTGTTATTGTTTACTTTTtatctggattttttttctggCTTTGAATAAAGACATGTATAGCTTAGGACTATAATCTTTTGTGGCTTTGTATAAAGCTGAGTGGAGAattaggatccatgtagccgaccccatttagctgggataaggctaagttttgttgttgatgttgttgttaTCTTTACGTAGGTCTTTATTTGTCTGTGGTCTCTatgtcattattattatttttttaaattttatttcactAGGTAGCTGTCAAAAGTTGTGGGTCCAAGTCTGGTTGCAGGTTCGGTTCAAGTCATTGACTGTTTTACTTGGGAGGTTGAAGTCCATTAGGCTTCTACTTTCTGTTTTAATATAAAAGTATTGtaaaccacccccacccccacccaaaaaaaaaaaaggattgaaaaagttttttttttttttaaaagcctACTGTGACACTGCTCTGCCATAGAGAAGACTATTAGGGAAATTAGGGTTCAAGGACTGCTTTATTCAGgcctttaaaaattttcacatgTTACAAACTTACAAACTGCAGATAATTGTttttgatttccattttttgttccaTATTGGTGGTAGCAGGATGAGATATTTGATGAGGAGTGGGCTGTCTAAGCGGGAGCTAGCATCCATGATCCGTAGATTCTCTCCACTACTGGGATACAGCATTGAGGAGGTTTTGAGACCGAAGCTTGAATTTCTTGTGAACACCATGGAGAAGCCTATTAGGGATGTCGTGGAATATCCTAGGTACTTCAGCTACTCCTTGGATAAGAAGATAAAACCCAGGTTTTGGGTGCTCAAGGGCCGAGATGTAGACTGTAGTTTGAAAGACATGCTGGGGAAGAATGATGAGGACTTTGCGACAGATTATATGGGTATTGGAAGGATGCTTGTCCCCCCTCCCTCTTCTCAAGAATGGGTGTGAGTGGAAAGGGGGGGTTGTGGGATTTCAGTTTATATGTGGCTGTTGTGTATATTGTAATAAATCATGTATCAAAAAGGGGCTTACATAAAACTGATCAAAAGGGCCTGCCAATTTGGTAGAGGTTAAATAACGGAAAAATATGTGGCTTTGTATGTGTATAATATCTCTAGGCAGAGTAATATACCCTTGGCTTGTGAATTGCTGCTGAGTACGGTGGTGGGGTGCTCTACAGATTAGCAATCTTTTATACTCGTGGACACGGTTGGCTGAGGCTGAGGTTTAAAATGGTATGTATGCGTCGAGAATTTATCTAAGCACACAAAGAGTAAACTTTCCCGTGCAAGTAACATACAGAGTGAACTTTCAAATGCAAATGTTTGAACAAGCCCTTACTATTATCTCAAGTCTTGACTCCACCAGAGAAAACTTTTGCAAAGGCTACTTGGTTTGGTAGTGATCTATCTTATACGGTTCCAACCATGGAAAATCCTCGGCTTCCCCAATTGCTACAATCTTGAAGCAAGATGCGTTTCACTTCTAAACTTGAGGGAACAGAAACATTGagccttttctccttttctcctttttatttatttatttattttatttatggctGGTCAGGAATGATCTTTTGTTCAACCATAAAGAGTGGACTCTGATTGAGGTGTTTTCAAAGGCACAATCAGCATGGCGTGAATTCCTAACTGTATGTAAGGGTAACGTCTTTATTGTTCATCCTTCTCGACATATTTTGTCGACAGCTCCTAATGCGGGCATCAACAAGCTTAATTGTGACGCTGCCCTCCCTTAGGATTCCTCAGATGGTGGGTTGGGCTCTGTGTGGAGTAACAATTTTGGAACCCCCCTTCGTGCTATCTCTGATTCATGCAAATTTGCAGATGCTCTGATTTGGCGATTCTCATGGGGCTGCAGTCAATTGCGGAAGTTTCCCCCCTCCACATCTCGTTGTAGAGTCCGATAATTCTACTTTAATTTCCTACCTCATTAACCTAGATAGGAACCCTTTGCATGCTTTGTCTAGAATCATATCGGACAACAAACGCTTTGTTGGCCGGCTCCCAAGTTGCTCGTTTTTATGTATCTCTAGAGAGGCGAACTATGTTGACGACTCTCTAGCCAGGAAGGCCCTATCTATGGCAAGTAAGACAGATTGGCCCCTTACTACTCCTTGGCTTCTTGATATATGTAATCAGGATGCCTTGTGCTCCTCTTGCCTCCCAAGCAATAAAATtcctttttaccaaaaaaaaaaaaaaaaaaaaaaatccaccaaaGAAAAGCCACCATGACAATTCTCTCACACTTTCCTTTCTGTTAATCCTACCTCTTCAAACGCTGTTGCTTTCCTTCCCTTGATCGAACTcatctttttctagtttttctCCCACTCCCTTCGACACCTAGTTCTTGAACGCCAAACCCACTCACTCCCATTGGCCAGTTAGGTATCTCAAGTAACGTGAATTTTAGCCCAAACCCCTCTTTACTTGTTATGGAAAAAAGTGCTTTTCACTAGGAGCATGCCACCTGGATTTAGTAGGGTGGCATGATCAGGCACAACTGGTCCCAGTCTGGCCCAATCGATCGGCCTAGTCATGGTTGAGCTATATTCCCGGTCGGCAACGACCATCTAGGTTGGATATAGCTTGGCTAACCCACGTTCATGATTGGACCAGTTACTGAGCGATTGATCTGCACCTGCATAAGAGGAACGACGCACGTGGGCAGCCATGCCATATCTGAGCTAAGACTAGGAGCTTATCTTAGATAAGATTGAATGGTTGCGTTATAGCCGTGCCCTAGCCTAGCAAGTAACATGCCATGGGCACTCGGGATAAGCAGGTCGGCAATCGAGCCATCGAATCCAGGTCACAACATTTGATGTTTGTGAGATTCCTCGACGGAATGTGCCCTTTATGAGAGGAACAATCCCAATCCAGTATGTAACCCCCAAGCAAAGATCGGATCCGTCCTAATCGGAGAAGGACGCTCAAGAGGATTCCAAATCCTCCCTGGAAAGAAAGATATCCCCCGAGATATGCGGGACAGAGAAACTCCCATAACTATGACGTCTTCCAGATTCACTCTCCTAATACAACTTTTACTATATATGGACTCCTACTAGCACTAGGAAGCATTCCAAATTGGGACTCTTTCCATTGCCATCATTCCTCAACTATAAATAGACACGAAAACTTCCTTTCACGAGAATTGGCACTTTTCCATTCTTACTGGAATTTTTGTTTGCAGAGAGATtcgacttaggcatcggagagtcccatGCCAGATTAGCCCGACACTCACTCTTGTGTTTATTTATGTGTATGTTCCGAGAGCAACCTGGGACGATTTCTTGTTGCAAAAGATTGGCGCCGTCTATGGGAAGCGCTTAGATGATCAAGCCGCTAGCTCAAGCAATGATTTTGCATAGCGGACGTTCCATATCTACCCCTATTGTCGGCCAGGGAGGACAGAGAGATTAAGAAGAATAGGCATGCATCAAGGATGATCCTCCTCCATCGACGCCTAATGTAGGCTCATCCAAGACAGAGCAAGGCAAAAATCGTCAACA
Encoded here:
- the LOC122063618 gene encoding transcription termination factor MTERF6, chloroplastic/mitochondrial-like is translated as MEELGLDAKAIGRILSRCPEIFASSIERTLRRKVKYLADIGISSDHLPRVIGKYPELLVSDIDSAFLPRMRYLMRSGLSKRELASMIRRFSPLLGYSIEEVLRPKLEFLVNTMEKPIRDVVEYPRYFSYSLDKKIKPRFWVLKGRDVDCSLKDMLGKNDEDFATDYMGIGRMLVPPPSSQEWV